The DNA region TTTACCGTGGGAATTATCGCTCAAATTTATTATTTCTTACCTAAAGAAAGCGGACAGCCGATTTTCTCCTATAAGCTTTCTTTATTTGCTTTTTGGGGCTTGATGTTTGTGTATTTATGGGCGGGAGGACACCATTTGATTTATTCAACCGTGCCTGATTGGATGCAAACTATGGGTTCGATTTTCTCTATTGTTTTGATTTTACCTTCTTGGGGTTCGGCGATTAATATACTCTTAACAATGAAAGGCGAGTGGAGTCAGTTAAGAGAAAGTCCTCTCATTAAATTTATGATTCTAGCTTCAACTTTTTATATGTTCTCAACCCTTGAAGGACCGATTTTATCTATCAAATCTGTAAATGCCCTAGCACACTTTACAGACTGGATACCAGGACATGTTCACGATGGCACACTAGGCTGGGTAGGCTTTATGACTATGGCGGCACTTTATCATATGACGCCTAGAATCTTTAAAAGAGAGCTTTATAGCAAATCTTTAATGGAAGCACAATTTTGGGTGCAAACGACAGGTATTGTGCTTTACTTCTCATCAATGTGGATAGCAGGGATTACTCAAGGTATGATGTGGAGAGCTACTGATGAATATGGTAGTTTGCTTTACACCTTCATCGACACAGTTGAAGTGCTTATGCCTTACTACTGGATAAGAGCAATCGGCGGGTTGTTATATTTGCTAGGATTCTTTATGTTTGTTTATAATATTTACAAATCAATTAGCTGTGGAAAAGTGCT from Campylobacter upsaliensis includes:
- the ccoN gene encoding cytochrome-c oxidase, cbb3-type subunit I, which encodes MHPGNVLNYDYTVAKYFMFATILFGIVGMAIGTLIAFQMAYPDLNYLAGEYATFSRLRPLHTSGVIFGFMLSGIWATWYYIGQRVLKVSMAESAFLMAVGKLHFWLYMITMILAVISLFLGVSTSKEYAELEWPLDILVVLVWVLWGVSIFGLVGIRREKTLYISLWYYIATFLGIAMLYLFNNMAVPTYFVTGLGNWWHSVSMYAGTNDALVQWWYGHNAVAFVFTVGIIAQIYYFLPKESGQPIFSYKLSLFAFWGLMFVYLWAGGHHLIYSTVPDWMQTMGSIFSIVLILPSWGSAINILLTMKGEWSQLRESPLIKFMILASTFYMFSTLEGPILSIKSVNALAHFTDWIPGHVHDGTLGWVGFMTMAALYHMTPRIFKRELYSKSLMEAQFWVQTTGIVLYFSSMWIAGITQGMMWRATDEYGSLLYTFIDTVEVLMPYYWIRAIGGLLYLLGFFMFVYNIYKSISCGKVLDKEPKSASPMAA